In the genome of Desulfovibrio desulfuricans, one region contains:
- the hisF gene encoding imidazole glycerol phosphate synthase subunit HisF — MLSKRVIPCLDVRNGRLTKGVKFVGNEDIGDPVETARRYYEEGADEIVFYDITASAEARGIFIDVVEHVAEQIFIPFSVGGGISSVADMRAVLLAGAEKVSVNSAAVKDPHIISDGADAFGSQAIVVGMDVLAVPVSAEIPSGYEIVINGGRKRMGLDAIAWARRCQELGAGELCVNSIDADGTKDGYELKLTRAIVDAVSIPVIASGGAGEPRHMLEAVTEGGASAALIASIVHYGQYSIRQCKEYMAGHGAKVRMTW; from the coding sequence ATGCTCAGTAAGCGAGTGATTCCCTGTCTGGATGTGCGCAACGGCCGACTGACCAAGGGCGTCAAATTCGTGGGCAACGAAGACATCGGCGATCCGGTTGAAACCGCGCGGCGGTACTATGAAGAAGGCGCGGACGAAATAGTGTTTTACGACATCACGGCCTCTGCCGAGGCGCGAGGTATCTTTATTGATGTAGTGGAGCACGTGGCGGAGCAGATTTTTATTCCATTTTCTGTTGGCGGCGGCATTTCCAGCGTGGCGGATATGCGCGCCGTGCTGCTGGCTGGGGCGGAAAAGGTTTCCGTCAATTCGGCTGCTGTCAAGGATCCGCACATCATCAGCGATGGCGCGGATGCTTTCGGTTCCCAGGCTATCGTGGTGGGCATGGACGTGCTGGCTGTTCCGGTAAGCGCAGAAATCCCCTCGGGCTACGAGATCGTCATCAACGGCGGTCGCAAGCGCATGGGGCTGGACGCCATTGCCTGGGCGCGCCGCTGTCAGGAGCTGGGTGCTGGCGAGCTCTGCGTCAATTCCATTGATGCGGACGGCACCAAGGATGGTTACGAACTCAAGCTGACCCGCGCCATAGTCGATGCCGTGTCCATCCCCGTGATCGCTTCCGGCGGTGCGGGCGAGCCGCGCCACATGCTCGAGGCAGTTACCGAAGGCGGGGCCTCTGCTGCGCTGATCGCGTCCATTGTTCACTACGGGCAGTACTCCATCCGGCAGTGCAAGGAATATATGGCCGGGCACGGGGCCAAGGTGCGTATGACCTGGTAG
- the pyrE gene encoding orotate phosphoribosyltransferase: MQTLSSEELLALKRRLARLLVEKSYREGDFVLASGRRSDYYFDCRVTALHAEGSWLIGTLFNHMLREMDIKGVGGMTMGADPLVAATTVISHEQGRPLNGLLVRKEAKGHGTGQFVEGLGNFCAGDRVAMLEDVVTTGGSLLKACDRITDAGLSIVAVCAILDREEGGREKLREAGYDLLALFTRAELVDLAR; encoded by the coding sequence ATGCAAACTCTTTCTTCTGAAGAACTGCTGGCGCTCAAGCGCCGCCTTGCCCGCCTGCTGGTAGAAAAATCATACCGCGAGGGAGATTTTGTGCTGGCATCAGGCCGCAGAAGCGATTATTATTTTGATTGCCGCGTCACGGCGCTCCACGCCGAAGGATCGTGGCTTATTGGAACCCTGTTCAACCACATGCTCCGCGAGATGGACATCAAGGGTGTGGGCGGCATGACCATGGGCGCTGACCCGCTGGTTGCAGCTACCACTGTCATCTCGCATGAACAGGGCAGACCGCTGAACGGCCTTTTGGTCCGCAAGGAAGCCAAGGGGCACGGCACAGGGCAGTTTGTTGAAGGGCTGGGCAATTTCTGCGCGGGCGACCGCGTGGCCATGCTTGAAGACGTTGTTACCACCGGCGGTTCTCTGCTGAAGGCCTGTGATCGTATTACAGATGCTGGCCTGTCCATTGTGGCGGTTTGCGCCATTCTGGATCGCGAGGAAGGTGGCCGGGAAAAGCTCCGTGAGGCGGGATATGACCTGCTTGCGCTCTTTACCCGTGCGGAATTGGTGGACCTTGCGCGTTAA
- a CDS encoding sce7725 family protein, giving the protein MYFPYIRGKMYDLAAIAELSEEIAGSGKICPIVEPVNVSAATQNKISLFAETGMPFLLIVNPHVGSLSKNPNEVKQTLFDLYLTECETCFPAFIIDSKTTQGEVSNFFSKYSEQRVGLIYESEPTDQNFVNFLIGHSQVQYHVFFEYKTKRQIRTLLDPSMKVIVGDWFEKQDRNADYPYESSFSDQYLTVPDDEYGNFGDFSVIGRAYSASGGRVHAVALHHIYAKSNSGNALFVRHFVSDRTDSPVDPGGKFIEALTKLVNALPTFGRQNSTPIDVIYQSLHAASRYPGLGVAKKLALKHHMHLMLRLLP; this is encoded by the coding sequence ATGTATTTTCCTTATATTCGTGGGAAAATGTATGATCTTGCGGCGATAGCTGAGTTAAGCGAAGAAATTGCAGGATCAGGCAAGATCTGTCCGATTGTCGAGCCTGTAAATGTCAGCGCCGCAACACAAAATAAAATTTCCCTTTTTGCTGAAACGGGGATGCCCTTTCTCCTGATTGTTAATCCTCATGTTGGTTCTCTGTCTAAAAATCCCAACGAAGTAAAACAGACCCTTTTTGATCTGTACCTAACAGAATGCGAAACATGTTTTCCTGCATTTATTATAGATTCAAAAACAACCCAGGGTGAAGTTTCTAATTTTTTTTCGAAGTATTCTGAACAAAGAGTGGGGCTGATTTATGAGTCTGAACCAACTGATCAGAATTTTGTGAACTTTCTTATAGGCCATTCGCAAGTCCAATATCATGTTTTTTTTGAGTATAAAACAAAACGTCAGATTAGAACCTTGTTAGACCCGTCAATGAAGGTGATTGTTGGTGATTGGTTTGAAAAGCAAGATAGAAATGCAGACTATCCATATGAAAGTTCATTCTCAGACCAATATCTGACTGTCCCGGATGATGAGTATGGAAATTTTGGTGATTTTTCTGTAATTGGTCGGGCATATTCGGCTTCTGGTGGCCGAGTTCATGCTGTGGCCCTTCACCACATCTATGCAAAATCAAATTCTGGAAATGCCCTGTTTGTAAGACACTTTGTCTCTGACAGGACAGATTCCCCTGTTGACCCTGGTGGAAAATTTATTGAAGCATTAACTAAACTTGTCAATGCACTGCCAACTTTTGGGCGACAAAATTCGACACCTATTGATGTCATATATCAATCTCTACATGCTGCTTCGCGGTACCCAGGGTTAGGAGTGGCAAAAAAACTTGCACTCAAGCACCACATGCACCTAATGCTTAGGCTTTTACCCTAG
- a CDS encoding PP-loop family protein, with product MSKNPFRADQVPAALAAVLRDLPRLAVAFSGGLDSRFLCHAALLSGCDVLAVHVYGPHIPPQESAWAAAWARERGMRLHTARFDPLALAEVETNSPQRCYGCKTGLVALLRGELAPMAEAHDRVLCDGTNADDLQAYRPGLRALEEGRVRSPLAEAGLTKAQVREAARATGLDRPWQRARPCLLTRLAYGMRPEAGTLARLAAAEADLAALGATASAQEESQCVVPEEGSVGALGDFRLRLTPEPVLQAEKLPEELLPELRNILIRHGFWPCGLEAGGNISGFYDAGNSAGRH from the coding sequence ATGAGTAAAAATCCTTTCCGCGCGGATCAGGTTCCAGCTGCGCTTGCCGCAGTGCTGCGCGATCTGCCCCGCCTGGCGGTGGCTTTTTCCGGCGGGCTGGACAGTCGTTTTTTATGCCACGCTGCCCTGTTGAGCGGTTGCGACGTGCTGGCCGTGCATGTTTACGGCCCGCACATCCCCCCGCAGGAAAGCGCCTGGGCCGCAGCCTGGGCGCGTGAGCGCGGCATGCGCCTGCACACGGCGCGGTTTGATCCTCTTGCCCTGGCGGAGGTGGAGACCAACAGCCCCCAGCGTTGCTACGGCTGTAAGACTGGGCTTGTGGCTCTGTTGCGCGGCGAGCTTGCCCCCATGGCGGAAGCTCATGACCGCGTGCTCTGCGATGGCACCAATGCGGATGATTTGCAGGCCTACAGACCGGGACTGCGCGCACTTGAAGAAGGCCGCGTGCGTTCCCCCCTGGCCGAAGCCGGGCTGACCAAGGCGCAAGTGCGCGAGGCCGCCCGCGCCACTGGGCTGGACAGGCCGTGGCAGCGCGCGCGGCCCTGCCTGCTGACGCGGCTGGCCTACGGCATGCGTCCCGAGGCCGGCACGCTGGCGCGTCTGGCGGCGGCGGAGGCCGATCTTGCGGCTTTGGGAGCAACAGCCTCCGCACAAGAGGAGTCGCAATGTGTTGTGCCGGAGGAGGGCAGCGTGGGCGCGCTGGGGGATTTTCGTCTGCGGCTCACGCCGGAGCCTGTGTTGCAGGCTGAAAAACTGCCGGAAGAACTGCTCCCCGAATTGCGGAACATCCTGATCCGTCATGGTTTCTGGCCGTGCGGGCTGGAGGCTGGCGGCAATATCAGCGGCTTTTACGATGCGGGCAACAGCGCCGGAAGGCACTAG
- a CDS encoding FmdB family zinc ribbon protein encodes MPIYEYQCPKCQHTFEEWVKASESHGQEPCPKCGEPSPRIMSHTSFVLKGGGWYVSDYGYRKGVKEEGGSTASSSDTSGGSSAPASGGTAGEKASASASDSGNSAAKAAPAPTPTTGSAASAPTKAASSAS; translated from the coding sequence ATGCCTATCTACGAATATCAGTGCCCCAAGTGTCAGCATACGTTTGAGGAATGGGTCAAGGCATCGGAATCCCACGGGCAGGAACCCTGCCCCAAGTGCGGTGAGCCTTCGCCCCGCATCATGTCGCACACCTCGTTCGTCCTCAAGGGCGGCGGCTGGTATGTGAGCGACTACGGCTACCGCAAGGGTGTCAAGGAAGAAGGCGGCTCAACGGCCTCCTCCTCCGACACCTCCGGCGGTTCCTCTGCTCCCGCTTCCGGCGGTACGGCAGGCGAAAAAGCCTCCGCATCAGCATCCGATTCTGGAAACAGCGCCGCCAAGGCGGCCCCCGCCCCTACGCCAACCACAGGGTCCGCAGCGTCGGCACCCACCAAAGCCGCCAGCTCGGCTTCATGA
- the murI gene encoding glutamate racemase, with translation MNDSSRLPIGLFDSGMGGLTVFKALAECLPGEDLLYLGDTARLPYGTKGRDTITRYTLKAAQKLVDLGVKMLVIACNTATSAALSAVREQFAPLPVMGVVDPGAQAAAAASANGHIVVVATEATISGGAYQKAIARIRPDAVVTGRACTLFVPLAEEGWMNGPIVEGVARRYLADIFPFEGAAPAGNLEPDTLLLGCTHFPLLQEALQNVVGPQVRIVDSAATTALCVADELRATNLLQPADSGAHYRFLTTDNAARFARTGSLFLGRNLSDDEVCLVDL, from the coding sequence ATGAATGATTCTTCCCGGTTGCCCATTGGCCTGTTTGATTCCGGCATGGGCGGCCTCACGGTTTTCAAGGCTCTGGCAGAATGTCTGCCCGGCGAAGATCTGCTCTACCTTGGCGACACCGCCCGCCTGCCCTACGGCACCAAGGGGCGCGACACTATAACGCGCTATACGCTCAAGGCCGCCCAAAAGCTGGTGGACCTGGGCGTTAAAATGCTCGTTATTGCCTGCAATACGGCTACCTCTGCGGCGCTTTCCGCAGTGCGGGAGCAGTTTGCCCCGCTGCCGGTCATGGGCGTGGTGGATCCTGGCGCGCAGGCGGCTGCCGCAGCCAGCGCCAACGGTCATATAGTAGTAGTGGCGACAGAAGCCACCATCTCCGGCGGCGCATACCAGAAGGCCATTGCGCGCATCCGGCCTGACGCTGTTGTGACCGGGCGTGCCTGCACCCTGTTTGTGCCCCTTGCCGAAGAAGGCTGGATGAACGGCCCCATTGTGGAAGGCGTTGCAAGGCGCTATCTGGCTGATATTTTTCCATTTGAGGGAGCCGCCCCCGCAGGAAATCTGGAACCCGATACCCTGCTGCTGGGCTGCACGCATTTTCCACTGTTGCAGGAAGCACTGCAAAACGTGGTGGGGCCGCAGGTTCGCATAGTGGATTCTGCCGCCACCACGGCGCTGTGCGTGGCTGACGAGCTGCGGGCCACCAACCTGCTGCAGCCCGCGGATAGCGGCGCGCACTACCGCTTTTTGACCACAGATAATGCAGCCCGCTTTGCCCGGACAGGCAGCCTTTTTCTGGGCCGCAACCTCAGCGATGATGAAGTTTGCCTGGTCGATCTATAA
- a CDS encoding sulfite exporter TauE/SafE family protein, which yields MYFPTAGIECNPFVPFAVALGISFFTSMGGISGAFLLLPFQMSVLGYTNPSVSATNQFFNVLACPSGVWRYWHEGRLVWPLAFTIALGTLPGVFIGAIVRINLLPNPQSFKIFAGLVLLYIGGRMAITTWQGRASLWSRKEKKENMPTCEDKNGRLMCCHVLYWNMKEVAFVFQETKYVVATRALVLLSLVVGLVGGIYGIGGGAIMAPFLVSFFGLPVYVVAGSTLFATFVTSVAGVSFYALLAPFYPDMAVAPDWRMGVLVGLGGMCGMYAGARCQKFVPSIALKALLTAVLLFTAVRYLGQGF from the coding sequence ATGTATTTTCCCACTGCAGGCATTGAGTGCAACCCGTTTGTTCCTTTTGCGGTGGCTCTTGGCATCTCTTTTTTCACATCCATGGGCGGCATCTCGGGCGCTTTTTTGCTGCTGCCGTTTCAGATGAGCGTTCTGGGTTATACCAACCCCAGCGTCAGCGCCACCAACCAGTTCTTTAACGTGCTGGCCTGTCCCTCGGGCGTATGGCGTTACTGGCACGAGGGGCGGCTTGTGTGGCCGCTGGCCTTTACCATTGCCTTGGGCACATTGCCGGGCGTGTTTATAGGGGCCATCGTGCGCATCAATCTGCTGCCCAATCCCCAGAGCTTTAAAATTTTTGCGGGCCTTGTGCTGCTGTACATTGGCGGGCGCATGGCCATAACCACTTGGCAAGGCAGGGCCTCGCTGTGGTCGCGCAAGGAAAAAAAAGAGAACATGCCCACCTGCGAGGACAAAAACGGCAGGCTCATGTGCTGCCATGTGCTCTACTGGAACATGAAGGAAGTGGCCTTTGTGTTTCAGGAAACAAAGTATGTTGTCGCCACCCGCGCGCTTGTGCTGCTGAGCCTTGTGGTGGGGCTTGTGGGCGGCATTTACGGCATCGGCGGCGGTGCCATTATGGCGCCGTTTCTGGTTTCGTTTTTCGGGCTGCCTGTCTATGTTGTTGCTGGCTCCACGCTCTTTGCCACCTTTGTAACATCCGTGGCGGGCGTGTCGTTTTACGCCCTGCTCGCGCCCTTTTACCCGGATATGGCCGTTGCGCCTGACTGGCGCATGGGCGTTCTGGTGGGCCTTGGCGGCATGTGCGGCATGTATGCCGGTGCGCGTTGTCAGAAGTTTGTGCCTTCCATTGCCTTGAAGGCCCTTTTGACCGCAGTTTTGCTCTTTACAGCCGTGCGCTATTTGGGCCAAGGTTTCTAG
- a CDS encoding HU family DNA-binding protein produces the protein MTKAELVEKIHAKAGLPTKAKAEEALDAVVASLREALASGESVTFTGFGSFKVVERAARKGRNPRTGKEITIPASKVAKFTPGKGLKDAIK, from the coding sequence ATGACCAAAGCTGAGCTCGTAGAAAAGATCCATGCCAAAGCCGGCCTGCCCACCAAGGCCAAAGCCGAAGAAGCTCTTGACGCCGTGGTGGCCTCGCTGCGCGAAGCCCTGGCCTCTGGCGAATCCGTGACCTTCACCGGTTTCGGCAGCTTCAAGGTAGTTGAGCGCGCCGCCCGCAAGGGTCGCAACCCCCGCACCGGCAAGGAAATCACCATTCCTGCCAGCAAGGTTGCCAAGTTCACGCCCGGCAAGGGCCTGAAAGACGCCATTAAGTAA
- the hisH gene encoding imidazole glycerol phosphate synthase subunit HisH: MLAILDYKAGNQTSVRRALEHLGIPCAITADPATLERAHGIIFPGVGAAGQAMRALHPTGLDVLLRECVKRGQPLLGICLGCQILLDRSEENDTTTLGIVPGLCRRFEDNMREEDGTPAPIPHMGWNSLKATALCPLLAGVAPTAEFYFVHSYYVEPDPTFVIATTTYGKEFCSVYGRDGLWATQFHPEKSGRPGLTILRNFYDYCEARHAQ, encoded by the coding sequence ATGCTGGCCATTCTGGACTACAAGGCAGGCAATCAGACGAGCGTGCGCCGCGCCCTTGAACATTTGGGTATACCTTGCGCCATCACGGCGGACCCCGCAACACTGGAACGCGCCCACGGCATCATTTTCCCCGGTGTGGGCGCTGCCGGGCAGGCCATGCGCGCCCTGCACCCCACGGGCCTTGACGTGCTGCTGCGCGAGTGCGTCAAGCGCGGCCAGCCCCTGCTGGGTATCTGTCTGGGCTGCCAGATTCTGCTTGACCGCAGTGAAGAAAACGACACCACAACCCTTGGCATCGTGCCGGGCCTGTGCCGCCGTTTTGAAGACAACATGCGCGAAGAGGACGGCACCCCCGCGCCCATCCCGCATATGGGCTGGAACAGCCTGAAAGCGACCGCCCTCTGCCCTCTGCTCGCGGGCGTTGCCCCCACTGCGGAATTCTACTTCGTGCACAGCTATTATGTGGAGCCGGACCCCACCTTTGTGATTGCCACCACCACCTACGGCAAGGAATTCTGCTCCGTATACGGGCGCGACGGCCTGTGGGCCACCCAGTTCCATCCCGAAAAAAGCGGGCGACCGGGGCTGACAATTCTGCGCAACTTCTACGACTACTGCGAGGCGCGTCATGCTCAGTAA
- a CDS encoding sce7726 family protein: MASNKRNFKALAELFKPRFLHRLAMDDYKDLLSEVLVASGSIKEFSKIKRLPTLFKKAYSALLSHCKYEYVYKTAILNDVFLKYHNFNSAFYTTEFYCGKSKADIAIFNGCSTVYEIKTKYDNLEKLDKQLRDYRKIFSKQFVVVDCKHLVNVKKIVDSSVGILLFQEDGALLEIRNAVEDAAGIDTGALFDCLHKKEYKDIVHKYIGRELAVPNALEYASYKKIFVELPREDAMSQVVERLRSRSIPTQRRALLEKSPSCLGQAIIDSNLTVSMSMSIISKMEKPFAII; this comes from the coding sequence GTGGCTAGTAATAAAAGAAATTTCAAAGCCCTTGCGGAGCTTTTTAAGCCCCGTTTTTTACATCGCCTTGCGATGGATGACTATAAGGATTTGTTGTCGGAAGTGCTTGTTGCGTCGGGCAGCATTAAAGAGTTTTCTAAGATTAAGCGGTTACCGACCTTATTCAAAAAAGCTTATAGTGCCCTTTTGTCGCATTGTAAGTATGAATATGTGTATAAAACAGCGATTCTGAATGATGTTTTTCTAAAATATCACAATTTTAATTCTGCATTTTACACGACAGAATTTTATTGTGGAAAGTCAAAAGCAGATATTGCTATATTTAACGGTTGCTCAACTGTTTATGAAATAAAGACAAAATATGATAATCTTGAAAAGCTAGATAAGCAACTGCGCGATTATAGAAAAATTTTTTCTAAGCAATTTGTGGTGGTAGACTGCAAACATCTTGTAAATGTCAAAAAAATTGTAGACTCCTCTGTAGGTATTTTGCTTTTCCAAGAAGATGGGGCATTGCTAGAAATAAGAAATGCTGTTGAGGATGCCGCTGGGATAGATACGGGGGCGCTGTTCGATTGTTTACATAAAAAAGAATATAAGGATATCGTGCATAAGTATATTGGTAGAGAATTGGCAGTTCCAAACGCATTAGAGTACGCTAGTTATAAAAAAATATTTGTCGAACTGCCTCGCGAAGACGCAATGAGCCAAGTGGTTGAGCGCCTTAGATCCCGCAGTATACCAACTCAGCGACGAGCATTGCTTGAGAAATCCCCCTCCTGTCTTGGGCAAGCTATCATTGACTCTAATTTGACAGTTTCTATGTCAATGTCTATTATTTCAAAAATGGAGAAACCTTTTGCTATAATCTAG
- the purB gene encoding adenylosuccinate lyase, with translation MIDRYTRQEMGRIWTLENRYQAWLDVEVAVCRAWSDMGRIPAAAVENIQAKASIDVDRILAIEEVTRHDVIAFLTSLEEKVGAEDARYIHLGCTSSDIVDTANALLLMQAGRLILKDIRALLTAIESLARRHKGVLCMGRTHGIHAEPTSFGLKMAGFYAEFERHLARVEAGIESVRVGKISGAVGTYAFLSPELEQRALSYLELEVDPHSTQIIQRDRYAHFFTSLAVLAGGVERLCVELRHLQRTEVLEVEEGFAKGQKGSSAMPHKKNPISAENMSGLSRLLRTNALASLENQALWHERDISHSSVERVIMPDSTILADYVLTRLTKLLEGLVVKPERMRENMERSYGLYFSQRVLTALIATGLPRQQAYEAVQRLAMQSWESRTPFPDLVRNDADMSGRLGAAALAELFDPSYYLQHEDEIFARVFKNAAANKA, from the coding sequence ATGATTGATCGCTACACCCGTCAGGAAATGGGCCGTATCTGGACCCTTGAGAACCGCTATCAGGCATGGCTTGATGTGGAAGTTGCCGTTTGCCGGGCCTGGAGCGACATGGGCCGCATCCCGGCCGCCGCGGTGGAAAATATTCAGGCCAAGGCTTCCATTGATGTGGATCGCATTCTGGCTATTGAGGAAGTGACCCGCCACGACGTCATCGCTTTTTTGACTTCGCTTGAAGAAAAGGTTGGCGCGGAAGACGCGCGCTACATCCATCTGGGCTGTACCTCCTCCGATATCGTGGATACGGCCAACGCCCTTCTGCTCATGCAGGCCGGGCGCCTGATTCTCAAGGACATCCGCGCGCTCCTGACCGCCATTGAAAGTCTGGCCCGCCGCCACAAGGGTGTGCTGTGCATGGGCCGCACCCACGGCATCCACGCGGAGCCCACCAGCTTTGGGCTCAAAATGGCCGGATTCTACGCCGAGTTTGAGCGGCACCTTGCCCGGGTTGAAGCCGGGATTGAAAGCGTGCGCGTGGGTAAAATCTCTGGCGCGGTGGGTACCTATGCATTTTTGTCGCCCGAGCTTGAGCAGCGCGCCCTGAGCTATCTTGAGCTTGAGGTTGATCCGCACTCCACCCAGATCATTCAGCGCGACCGTTACGCCCACTTCTTCACCTCGCTTGCCGTGCTGGCAGGCGGTGTGGAGCGCCTGTGCGTGGAACTGCGCCACCTGCAACGCACGGAAGTGCTCGAGGTGGAAGAAGGCTTTGCCAAGGGACAGAAGGGTTCGTCGGCCATGCCGCACAAAAAGAACCCCATCTCGGCAGAAAATATGAGCGGTCTTTCGCGCCTTTTGCGTACCAACGCTCTTGCCTCGCTGGAAAATCAGGCCCTGTGGCACGAGCGCGACATCAGCCATTCCTCCGTGGAACGGGTTATCATGCCCGATTCCACCATCTTGGCCGATTATGTGCTGACCCGCCTTACCAAGCTGCTTGAAGGGCTGGTGGTCAAGCCCGAGCGCATGCGTGAAAATATGGAACGTTCTTACGGCCTGTATTTTTCGCAGCGTGTGCTGACGGCCCTTATTGCCACCGGGCTTCCGCGCCAGCAGGCGTATGAAGCCGTGCAGCGCCTTGCCATGCAGAGCTGGGAAAGCCGCACGCCCTTCCCCGATCTGGTGCGCAACGATGCCGACATGAGCGGGCGGCTGGGCGCAGCTGCGCTGGCTGAGCTTTTTGATCCTTCGTACTACCTGCAGCACGAAGACGAAATTTTTGCCCGGGTGTTCAAGAACGCTGCGGCCAACAAGGCGTAA
- a CDS encoding L-serine ammonia-lyase has translation MYCNRRRFLQSVAVTGAGLCLPSLTWAGFDPLWKPGSVCANPIDVTVFEMFKIGPGPSSSHTIAPMSAGNDFIHLCAQLPQEQLAQADAVKVHLYGSLSATGKGHGTDRAVAAGLLGQKPDECKAEFLDNLFTKPDDTRTVVLGPARIPLKDSDVIFEQGTIEAPFSNVLIIELLGKGKQLASREYYSVGGGFLQWKGWKAPDKGKPVHAFDSMNGLLEIVKNSGKSIPLIMLENEMAITGQSEQNIRQGAQRIIHVMDSCAATGLGLEGKLKGPFGLERRAKLMLEQAASSPEPADAFAARLSAYGQAGSEENAMGHPIVTAPTAGSAGVMPAVVHMLIKERGKTEADLVDGLLVASMVGTLIKRHASVAGADVGCQGEIGSASSMAAAMLSQVMGETPDVVENAAEFALEHHLGMTCDPVGGYVQIPCISRNAMSSVKSWNSWMMARTGQGTKHPVGLDLCIRTMNQTGRDMKDDYRETARGGLALFYTQGC, from the coding sequence ATGTACTGTAATCGTCGGCGTTTCCTGCAATCAGTGGCTGTGACGGGCGCGGGCCTGTGCCTGCCCTCACTCACTTGGGCAGGCTTTGACCCCCTGTGGAAGCCTGGCTCCGTGTGCGCCAATCCCATTGATGTGACCGTGTTCGAGATGTTCAAGATCGGCCCTGGCCCCTCCAGTTCGCACACCATCGCGCCCATGTCGGCGGGCAATGATTTTATCCATCTGTGCGCCCAGTTGCCGCAGGAGCAGCTTGCCCAGGCGGATGCCGTCAAGGTGCACCTGTACGGCAGCCTCTCGGCCACGGGCAAGGGGCACGGCACTGACCGCGCCGTGGCGGCGGGCCTGCTTGGGCAAAAGCCCGATGAATGCAAGGCCGAATTTCTGGACAATCTTTTTACAAAGCCGGACGACACCCGCACAGTGGTGCTTGGCCCGGCCCGGATTCCGCTCAAGGATTCGGACGTGATCTTTGAGCAGGGCACCATCGAGGCTCCGTTCAGCAACGTGCTGATCATCGAGCTGCTGGGCAAGGGCAAACAGCTTGCCTCGCGCGAATACTATTCCGTGGGCGGCGGATTCTTGCAGTGGAAGGGCTGGAAAGCACCGGACAAAGGCAAGCCCGTGCATGCCTTTGATTCCATGAACGGCCTGCTTGAAATCGTGAAGAACTCGGGCAAGAGCATCCCGCTCATTATGCTGGAAAACGAAATGGCCATCACCGGGCAGTCGGAACAGAACATCCGGCAGGGCGCGCAGCGCATCATCCACGTGATGGACAGTTGCGCCGCCACGGGCCTTGGGCTGGAAGGCAAACTCAAGGGGCCGTTTGGCCTGGAGCGCCGGGCCAAGCTCATGCTGGAGCAGGCCGCCAGCTCGCCGGAGCCAGCGGATGCCTTTGCGGCGCGGCTGTCGGCCTACGGGCAGGCCGGGTCGGAAGAAAACGCCATGGGCCACCCCATTGTAACCGCGCCCACGGCGGGTTCCGCAGGGGTTATGCCTGCGGTGGTGCACATGCTCATCAAGGAGCGCGGCAAAACAGAGGCCGACCTTGTGGACGGTCTGCTGGTGGCTTCTATGGTGGGTACGCTTATCAAGCGGCACGCCAGTGTGGCGGGCGCGGATGTGGGCTGTCAGGGCGAGATCGGCTCGGCCTCAAGTATGGCGGCTGCCATGCTGTCGCAGGTCATGGGCGAAACGCCCGATGTGGTGGAAAATGCGGCGGAGTTCGCGCTGGAGCACCACCTGGGCATGACCTGCGACCCTGTGGGCGGTTATGTGCAGATTCCCTGTATTTCGCGCAACGCCATGAGTTCCGTGAAGTCGTGGAACTCCTGGATGATGGCCCGCACCGGGCAGGGCACCAAGCACCCTGTGGGGCTTGATCTCTGCATACGCACCATGAACCAGACAGGCCGCGACATGAAGGATGACTACCGCGAAACCGCGCGCGGCGGGCTGGCCTTGTTCTATACGCAGGGGTGCTAG